One window from the genome of Ignavibacteria bacterium encodes:
- a CDS encoding DUF3393 domain-containing protein — translation MRYTHLLSIIILLFSFYQFLFSQTKEDSLFQQFMKQQQQGIQEQEEAFFQYQQKVSDEYKKFEEEQKKTFEDYVKNIGKNWGKKNVKTSSKKEWISYSKDFKSRRSVDFEKGVAKVEILVDETESKNKETIQQKLKEEISKMVVSKGNDDPLEKKETSKPADEPILLEQLSTLDGKPVTEENAITFAEQIAAKSETQQEEIKGDDGKKRIAIIVRVPLVPEHLKKRADKFRENVQHESKRFEVDASLAFAVIHTESFFNPKARSGVPAYGLMQLVPKSAGRDAYLYVYKVDSLLTPEYLYTPENNVELGTAYLKILLSKYFKNIKNEQSRLYCAVAAYNTGAGNVARAFTGKTKLKPAVKKINSMTSDEVFKQLKNKLPYKETQDYVVRVTERMELYGEWK, via the coding sequence ATGCGTTATACACATTTACTCTCCATCATCATTCTATTATTTTCATTTTACCAATTTCTTTTTTCACAAACTAAAGAAGATTCGTTGTTTCAACAATTTATGAAACAGCAACAACAAGGCATTCAGGAACAGGAAGAAGCGTTTTTTCAATATCAACAAAAAGTTTCCGATGAGTATAAAAAATTTGAAGAAGAGCAAAAAAAAACGTTTGAAGATTACGTAAAAAACATCGGGAAGAACTGGGGGAAAAAAAATGTGAAAACAAGTTCGAAGAAAGAATGGATATCGTACAGCAAAGATTTCAAATCGCGTCGGAGCGTTGATTTTGAAAAAGGAGTTGCAAAAGTGGAAATTCTCGTTGACGAAACGGAATCGAAAAATAAAGAAACTATTCAGCAAAAATTGAAAGAGGAAATTTCTAAAATGGTCGTATCGAAAGGAAACGATGACCCGTTGGAAAAAAAAGAAACCTCAAAACCCGCCGATGAACCGATATTGCTTGAACAACTTTCGACGCTTGATGGAAAACCGGTTACCGAAGAAAATGCAATAACTTTTGCAGAACAAATCGCAGCAAAATCAGAAACGCAACAAGAAGAAATCAAAGGCGACGACGGGAAAAAACGCATTGCAATAATAGTACGTGTTCCGCTTGTTCCCGAACATTTAAAAAAACGCGCGGACAAATTTCGCGAGAACGTGCAACACGAATCGAAGCGTTTTGAAGTTGATGCTTCGCTCGCGTTTGCAGTGATTCATACGGAAAGTTTTTTCAATCCGAAAGCGCGCTCCGGTGTTCCTGCATACGGATTGATGCAACTCGTTCCGAAATCTGCAGGTCGTGATGCGTATTTGTACGTGTATAAAGTTGATTCTCTGCTCACACCGGAATATTTGTACACTCCAGAAAACAATGTTGAACTCGGTACTGCGTACTTAAAAATTTTGCTGTCGAAATATTTCAAGAATATTAAGAATGAACAAAGTCGTTTGTATTGTGCTGTAGCTGCGTATAATACCGGCGCAGGAAATGTTGCTCGCGCGTTCACAGGAAAAACAAAACTGAAACCCGCAGTTAAAAAAATAAATTCTATGACTTCCGACGAAGTATTCAAACAATTGAAAAATAAATTGCCGTACAAAGAAACGCAGGATTACGTTGTGCGAGTTACGGAACGGATGGAACTGTACGGCGAGTGGAAGTGA
- a CDS encoding adenylate/guanylate cyclase domain-containing protein, with protein sequence MNSNRKFRTSFYSGCVAVLFILLLVLFSTFEHLELKTLDIRFHLFSHPESVSKNIAIAVIDDPSLQALEKQNVYWPWPRDIYAQLVSYFQRGNAKAVLFDVLFTSPDVKDWVNGEDINDRIFSEALTNANNVSLAFQLKEEITPPNHKLVAKQTFNFPLNAVSTTIFSSALLPSPLLQTSAHSLGTVNYFFDADGICRRIPLLFNYNGNTLPHLGFAGFCIQKKQILFNDVSKKILVDSVSIPLDENGNFLLWWYGKGGPEGCFKNQYYSIQTLLSSALQEQRHHQPIIPSDSFNNKYVIIGTNAPGLLDFRNTPFTQEEPYPGMEIYATMLSNLLQQDFLQITNQFVTLLAILFFSFAISFAMFYFREVWFSIVVVFLSTGIWIYLCCYLFTSQKIWLEMVAPLFAIFSSFAISSVWSYATEGRARRQLRSMFNRYLHPSIVKTIEEHPEKIDREGELRDAVIFFSDIEDYTEKAEQLNDEPKTLVKNLNEYFSIVADIIFRNGGFLDKYIGDAVMAMYGIPDKKNDDAYRACISALEIQDALKKLKLRSNNLFSTTRFGIHSGKMVIGNIGSKQRIEYTAIGDTVNIASRLEGANKIYRTSILISEEVFLQVQNKIVCREIDTVYLKGKDIATKLYQVIGIVETVPHEEMLFYQQYIEGLRAYEHRMFQKANDIFSELYERNSNDTPTKIFLQRTQQLLRVPPAEEWKPIHELT encoded by the coding sequence ATGAATTCGAACAGAAAATTTCGCACTTCGTTCTACAGTGGATGCGTTGCTGTATTGTTTATTCTTTTACTCGTACTCTTCTCCACCTTTGAACATCTCGAACTTAAAACTCTCGATATTCGATTTCATCTTTTTTCCCATCCGGAATCCGTAAGCAAAAATATTGCTATTGCTGTCATAGATGACCCAAGTTTGCAGGCGTTAGAAAAACAAAATGTGTACTGGCCTTGGCCTCGTGATATTTACGCACAACTTGTTTCATATTTTCAACGGGGAAACGCAAAGGCAGTGCTCTTCGATGTGTTATTCACTTCTCCCGATGTCAAAGATTGGGTGAACGGCGAAGACATCAATGACCGCATTTTTTCCGAAGCGCTCACGAACGCCAACAATGTTTCGCTTGCATTTCAATTAAAGGAAGAAATTACACCGCCCAATCATAAACTTGTCGCAAAACAAACATTCAATTTTCCGTTAAACGCAGTTTCTACGACAATTTTTTCATCTGCGCTTCTCCCCTCTCCATTGCTTCAAACTTCCGCACATTCATTGGGAACGGTCAACTATTTTTTTGATGCTGATGGAATTTGCCGACGCATTCCTTTGCTGTTCAATTACAATGGAAACACGCTTCCCCATCTCGGTTTCGCCGGATTTTGTATTCAAAAAAAACAAATTTTATTCAACGATGTTTCAAAAAAAATTCTTGTAGATTCGGTTTCAATTCCTCTTGATGAAAACGGAAATTTCCTGTTGTGGTGGTATGGTAAAGGAGGACCCGAAGGATGTTTTAAAAATCAATACTATTCCATTCAAACGCTGCTGAGTTCCGCATTGCAGGAACAACGTCATCATCAACCGATTATTCCGTCGGATTCATTCAACAATAAATATGTTATCATCGGAACAAACGCGCCGGGGCTTCTGGATTTTCGCAATACACCGTTTACGCAGGAAGAACCATATCCTGGAATGGAAATTTATGCAACAATGTTGAGCAATCTTCTTCAACAAGATTTTTTACAAATAACAAACCAATTCGTAACGCTTCTTGCTATTCTGTTCTTTTCTTTTGCAATTTCTTTTGCAATGTTTTATTTTCGCGAAGTATGGTTCAGTATTGTTGTTGTGTTTCTCAGTACGGGAATTTGGATTTATCTTTGTTGTTATTTGTTCACGTCGCAAAAAATCTGGCTTGAAATGGTCGCACCACTCTTCGCTATTTTTTCTTCGTTTGCAATATCTTCTGTATGGAGTTACGCAACGGAAGGAAGAGCGCGGCGTCAATTGCGTTCTATGTTCAACAGATACTTGCATCCGAGCATCGTTAAAACGATTGAAGAACATCCGGAAAAAATAGACCGCGAAGGAGAACTGCGCGATGCCGTGATATTTTTTTCCGATATCGAAGACTACACGGAGAAAGCGGAACAACTGAACGACGAACCGAAAACCTTAGTAAAAAATCTCAATGAATATTTTTCTATCGTTGCAGATATTATTTTTCGCAATGGAGGATTTCTCGATAAATACATCGGCGATGCAGTTATGGCAATGTATGGAATTCCCGATAAGAAAAATGACGACGCTTATCGCGCGTGTATTTCTGCGCTTGAAATTCAGGATGCATTAAAGAAACTCAAACTGCGGAGTAATAATCTCTTCAGTACAACGCGATTTGGAATTCATAGCGGTAAAATGGTTATTGGGAATATCGGTTCGAAACAACGCATCGAGTACACTGCAATTGGCGATACAGTCAATATCGCTTCACGTCTCGAAGGCGCAAATAAAATTTATCGCACTTCCATTCTTATCAGTGAAGAAGTTTTTCTCCAAGTCCAAAATAAAATTGTTTGCCGTGAAATTGATACGGTGTACTTAAAAGGAAAAGATATTGCTACGAAGTTGTATCAAGTCATCGGAATCGTAGAAACTGTTCCACACGAAGAAATGCTGTTCTATCAACAATACATTGAAGGACTTCGCGCGTACGAGCACCGAATGTTTCAAAAGGCGAACGATATTTTTTCCGAACTTTATGAACGCAACAGCAACGATACGCCAACAAAAATTTTTCTTCAACGCACTCAACAACTTCTCCGCGTTCCCCCCGCGGAAGAGTGGAAACCAATTCACGAATTAACGTAA
- a CDS encoding thermonuclease family protein has product MKEEFLYYYKANVVSVYDGDTITVDIDVGFNTTLRKEKIRLHRINAPEIRGRSRKKSIASRDYLRSLLDGKEILLQTIKDRKEKFGRYLGEVWLKQNEKLINVNDELVKQGFAEYKKYE; this is encoded by the coding sequence ATGAAAGAAGAATTCCTGTATTATTACAAAGCAAACGTTGTCAGCGTATACGATGGCGATACGATTACTGTAGATATTGATGTAGGATTTAATACAACGTTACGCAAAGAAAAAATTCGATTGCACAGAATCAACGCTCCCGAAATACGAGGACGCTCGCGAAAGAAAAGTATTGCCTCCCGCGATTATCTTCGTTCGTTGCTCGATGGAAAAGAAATTCTTCTGCAAACAATCAAAGACAGAAAAGAAAAATTCGGTCGCTATCTCGGTGAAGTGTGGTTGAAACAAAACGAAAAACTCATCAACGTAAATGATGAATTAGTAAAGCAAGGATTTGCTGAATATAAGAAGTACGAATAA
- a CDS encoding T9SS type A sorting domain-containing protein has translation MLKKIIFLFLLFIVPFILIAQTSHVVISEFATRGATSATDEFVELYNPTDAPIDLSGWKLEYKSATGTTWSPRANIPSGKSIPAKGFFLIAPTSYQGNVPADYIPSEWTAGMADNGHLQIVNSTTTTQDKVGWGSAIDPEGCASPNHGTTANNNSVERKAKSTSTSDSLCGIGAHSLLGNGQDTEQNCNDFVARMCGRLPQNTSSPTEPALCDGSGAVVVSPSSVEGGQQTNIIVKYKRAESQTISDLRIILPNSFSWSHSVNDISFTNITATTSVSVDSILIEGITFSSDSTEITITNVTVPDSTGSYPIRVQSRCTAFRDVAPTRTILVFGTPTPIGNVKQVDSLGIPVMLNQFVTIRGIVTVGNEFCSPSHIQDNTGAIAVYGTITSDSINIGDDVILTGKVTNFNGLTELVELTLNQVVSIGNEVEPVLITTQEINETYEGMLVKILAVVVRDTFGNPITTWDCGTSGRNYRLIDASGFTQIRADNCINLCGTPAPQGEFDIVGVIGQFDLSSPFFGGYQVMPRNDADVKSCGPSFSSVPVESELQQTSLKISWTTKRNSSSFIKYGLTTDYELGITGDATPTRNHAVVLTGLSPATIYNAVAFSDSSSDTCYSQNLVVSTTSPNASSGQMNVYFSKSIFAPLALPEPAQGNVNFVQKIINRINVAKRSVDLCLYSFSGANEGELVASALVAARNNRGVKVRVIAEADNRNSNAFLLLEQNGIPLIDDTFGDNDGAELMHNKFLIIDARGGAPESTWLWTGSWNITQQGTQSDMQNVIEIQDMSLANAYTREFEEMWGSNTDIPNSTYSRFGVRKLNNTPHKFLVNGSEVEVYFSPTDKTSSQFVRFIKSATYDFEFNIYTFTRTEIADAIISLNNAGKQVRGVMDNNTDLGTQYSRLTTAGVDVKLKTGVSGLLHHKLAIKDALDSSAHQWVWTGSMNWSNSGEGSNNENSIAIQNNRIANQYLQEFAARYYDFGGTDTLRFKHLVNVLENPFEPNSFSLLQNFPNPFNSTTTIVYTLEHSSFVTIKLYNVLGKEIQTLVNEMNDAGEYIIHFNAGNLPSGMYYYRMVVGNNASKKGNSITKTMLLIK, from the coding sequence ATGTTAAAAAAAATAATATTTCTTTTCCTTTTGTTCATTGTTCCATTCATACTAATTGCTCAAACATCGCACGTTGTTATTTCTGAATTTGCAACGCGCGGCGCAACATCTGCCACGGATGAATTCGTCGAACTCTACAATCCGACTGATGCGCCGATTGACTTATCCGGATGGAAACTGGAATATAAATCTGCTACGGGAACAACGTGGTCGCCGCGAGCAAATATACCTTCAGGAAAATCAATTCCTGCAAAAGGATTTTTTCTCATAGCGCCAACAAGTTATCAGGGAAATGTACCTGCAGATTATATTCCCAGTGAATGGACTGCGGGAATGGCGGATAACGGACATTTACAAATTGTCAATTCTACAACAACTACGCAAGATAAAGTTGGTTGGGGAAGCGCCATTGACCCCGAAGGATGCGCGTCGCCGAATCACGGAACAACTGCAAATAATAACAGCGTCGAACGAAAAGCAAAATCCACTTCTACTTCCGATTCGTTGTGCGGAATTGGCGCACATTCCTTGTTGGGAAATGGTCAAGACACCGAACAAAATTGCAATGATTTTGTTGCGAGGATGTGCGGAAGACTTCCACAAAATACTTCGAGTCCAACTGAACCTGCACTCTGCGATGGTTCAGGCGCAGTAGTGGTTTCTCCTTCTTCCGTAGAAGGAGGACAACAGACAAATATCATTGTGAAATACAAACGCGCAGAAAGTCAAACTATTTCCGATTTACGCATTATTCTTCCAAATTCATTTTCATGGTCGCATTCGGTTAATGATATTTCTTTTACGAATATTACAGCAACAACATCTGTTTCGGTAGATTCTATTCTCATTGAAGGAATTACGTTTTCTTCCGACTCGACGGAAATAACTATAACGAACGTTACTGTTCCGGATTCTACAGGGTCGTATCCAATCCGAGTTCAATCGCGTTGCACAGCATTTCGTGATGTTGCTCCAACACGAACAATTCTTGTGTTCGGAACGCCCACTCCCATTGGAAATGTTAAGCAAGTTGATTCATTGGGAATTCCCGTTATGTTAAACCAGTTCGTAACAATTCGCGGAATTGTTACCGTTGGAAACGAGTTTTGCAGTCCTTCGCATATTCAAGACAATACGGGAGCAATTGCTGTGTATGGAACAATAACTTCCGATTCCATCAATATTGGAGACGATGTTATTCTTACTGGAAAAGTTACGAACTTCAACGGATTAACTGAACTTGTGGAACTTACTTTAAACCAAGTAGTAAGCATTGGTAACGAAGTAGAACCAGTTTTGATAACAACTCAAGAAATCAATGAAACGTATGAAGGAATGTTAGTAAAAATCCTCGCTGTTGTTGTTCGTGATACTTTCGGAAATCCGATTACAACTTGGGATTGCGGAACCTCCGGAAGAAATTACCGTTTGATCGATGCAAGCGGTTTCACTCAAATCCGCGCTGATAATTGTATCAATCTTTGCGGAACTCCTGCGCCTCAAGGTGAATTCGATATTGTTGGTGTCATTGGGCAATTTGATTTAAGTTCACCGTTTTTCGGAGGTTATCAAGTTATGCCGCGAAACGATGCGGATGTAAAAAGTTGCGGACCATCGTTTTCTTCTGTTCCGGTTGAAAGCGAACTGCAACAAACATCTCTGAAAATTTCTTGGACGACAAAACGCAACTCTTCTTCCTTTATAAAATACGGACTTACGACTGATTACGAATTAGGAATAACCGGAGATGCAACACCGACAAGAAATCATGCAGTAGTTCTTACAGGATTATCACCGGCAACAATTTACAATGCAGTTGCATTTTCGGATTCATCTTCCGACACATGCTATTCGCAAAATCTTGTTGTGAGTACAACATCGCCGAATGCTTCATCGGGACAAATGAATGTCTATTTCAGCAAGAGTATATTCGCACCGCTTGCCTTACCTGAACCTGCGCAAGGAAATGTGAACTTCGTGCAAAAAATTATCAACAGAATCAACGTAGCAAAACGCTCGGTAGATTTGTGCTTGTATAGTTTTAGCGGAGCAAATGAAGGCGAATTGGTTGCCTCAGCACTTGTTGCGGCAAGAAATAATCGCGGCGTAAAAGTTCGCGTAATTGCTGAAGCAGACAACAGAAATTCCAATGCATTTCTATTATTAGAACAAAATGGAATTCCACTCATTGACGATACATTTGGAGATAACGACGGCGCCGAATTGATGCACAATAAATTTCTTATCATTGATGCGCGCGGCGGAGCTCCCGAAAGTACGTGGCTATGGACCGGTTCGTGGAATATCACTCAACAAGGAACACAAAGTGATATGCAAAACGTCATTGAAATTCAGGATATGTCGCTTGCAAATGCATACACGCGTGAGTTCGAAGAAATGTGGGGAAGTAACACTGATATTCCGAATTCAACCTATTCGCGATTTGGCGTTCGGAAACTCAATAACACGCCTCATAAATTTCTCGTCAATGGTTCAGAAGTCGAAGTATATTTCAGTCCAACGGATAAAACATCGTCGCAATTTGTTCGTTTCATCAAATCAGCAACGTATGATTTCGAATTTAATATTTACACGTTCACCCGAACGGAAATTGCCGACGCAATTATTTCTCTAAACAACGCAGGGAAACAAGTTCGTGGTGTAATGGATAATAACACTGACCTTGGAACGCAATATTCGCGACTCACAACCGCCGGAGTGGATGTAAAATTAAAAACAGGTGTAAGTGGTTTGCTTCATCATAAACTTGCGATAAAAGATGCGTTGGATTCTTCTGCGCATCAATGGGTGTGGACGGGTTCAATGAATTGGTCTAACAGCGGAGAAGGTTCGAATAATGAAAACTCCATTGCAATTCAAAATAATCGAATTGCAAATCAGTACCTCCAGGAATTCGCGGCACGGTACTATGATTTTGGCGGAACTGATACACTGCGATTTAAACATTTAGTCAATGTTCTTGAAAATCCATTTGAGCCAAATTCATTTTCACTTCTTCAAAATTTTCCGAATCCGTTTAATTCGACGACAACAATTGTGTACACGCTGGAACATTCGTCGTTCGTTACAATAAAACTTTACAATGTTCTAGGAAAGGAAATTCAAACACTTGTGAACGAAATGAACGATGCAGGAGAATATATCATACATTTCAATGCAGGAAACTTACCTTCTGGAATGTATTATTACCGAATGGTTGTTGGAAATAACGCATCGAAAAAAGGAAACTCAATAACAAAAACAATGTTACTGATAAAATAA
- a CDS encoding enoyl-CoA hydratase/isomerase family protein, giving the protein MSITNTIPSRLFDTIRVENENTIATITLARADKRNALNDVMVRELTEAFSFFNRNGLCRVIILRGEGTAFCAGADLEYLQKLSNYSLIQNQDDSRNLMQLFRSMYESRKPIIAMVNGPALAGGCGLATVCDFIFAGKEKAQFGYTESRIGFVPAIVLLFLIRRIGEGRARELVMSGKILSSIDAKDFHLITEVVDDIKLEKFTYSFAEQLIEQNSSSSLALCKEMFVNISDMETTKALEYAAMMNALARMTDDCKKGIDGFLKKEKVVW; this is encoded by the coding sequence ATGAGCATAACAAACACAATTCCTTCTCGCCTTTTCGATACGATACGTGTTGAAAATGAAAATACAATTGCAACTATCACACTTGCTCGAGCAGATAAACGTAATGCGTTGAACGATGTAATGGTTCGCGAATTGACGGAAGCATTTTCATTTTTTAATAGGAACGGATTGTGCCGTGTAATAATCTTGAGAGGAGAAGGAACTGCTTTCTGTGCAGGAGCGGATTTGGAATACTTGCAGAAACTTTCAAATTATTCGCTCATTCAAAATCAAGACGATTCTCGGAACTTGATGCAATTGTTTCGTTCAATGTATGAATCACGAAAACCGATAATTGCTATGGTCAATGGTCCTGCGCTTGCTGGCGGATGCGGACTTGCAACAGTGTGTGATTTTATTTTTGCCGGAAAAGAGAAAGCACAATTTGGTTACACGGAATCACGTATTGGTTTTGTTCCTGCTATCGTTTTGCTTTTTTTAATTCGTAGAATTGGAGAAGGTCGCGCGCGTGAATTGGTGATGAGCGGTAAAATTCTTTCTTCGATAGATGCAAAAGATTTTCATTTGATTACGGAAGTTGTGGATGATATAAAACTTGAAAAGTTTACCTATAGTTTTGCTGAGCAACTTATTGAACAAAATAGCAGTTCTTCACTTGCACTATGTAAAGAAATGTTTGTGAACATTAGTGATATGGAAACTACGAAAGCGCTTGAATACGCTGCGATGATGAACGCACTTGCACGAATGACGGATGATTGTAAAAAAGGAATTGATGGGTTTTTGAAGAAGGAAAAAGTTGTTTGGTAA
- the apt gene encoding adenine phosphoribosyltransferase has protein sequence MTIVEIMKTIRSVPDFPKQGIVFRDITTLLKNADAFHSTMEILFQRYKDKRISKVVGIESRGFIFGASLAEKLQCGFVPIRKPKKLPFVTVCREYQLEYGTDKIEMHEDAIERGENILLIDDLLATGGTMFAATNLIEQLGGKVVEIAFVIELDFLHGREKLDKYNIFSLIHFMDEK, from the coding sequence ATGACGATTGTTGAAATAATGAAAACCATTCGCTCTGTTCCAGATTTTCCGAAACAAGGAATTGTCTTTCGCGATATTACAACATTGTTGAAAAATGCTGATGCGTTTCATTCGACGATGGAAATATTATTTCAACGATATAAAGACAAACGAATTTCAAAAGTTGTTGGAATAGAATCTCGCGGATTTATTTTTGGCGCATCACTTGCAGAAAAATTGCAGTGCGGATTTGTTCCGATTCGCAAACCGAAAAAACTTCCGTTCGTTACCGTGTGCAGAGAATATCAACTTGAATACGGAACGGACAAAATAGAAATGCACGAAGACGCAATTGAGCGTGGAGAAAATATTTTACTTATTGACGATTTACTCGCAACAGGTGGAACAATGTTCGCCGCAACAAATCTCATCGAACAACTTGGTGGAAAAGTTGTTGAAATTGCTTTCGTTATTGAACTGGATTTTTTACACGGTCGCGAAAAATTGGACAAGTATAATATTTTTTCATTGATACATTTCATGGATGAAAAATGA
- a CDS encoding tryptophanase, giving the protein MKTIIEPFKIKSVEPIKFTTQQERERILQYAFYNPFFIKAEDVMIDLLTDSGTSAMSAQQWAGMMEGDESYAGAKSFFRFENVVRDLTGLKHIIPTHQGRAAEKILFSIVGGRGKFIPNNSHFDTTRANIEFSGATATDLLCDEGKNPDLIAPFKGNMNVQALEQFIQQFGNENIPMCFLTVTNNSNGGQPVSMQNIREVKTVLRTYNIPLFLDACRFAENAYFIKLREKGYEKKSVEEIAQEMFSYADGVTMSAKKDALVNMGGFLAANDDELAMKARNLLVITEGFPTYGGLAGRDLEAIAQGLHEILDEHYLQYRIRSVEYLGEKLTKANVPILQPTGGHAVYLNAKKFAEHVPPSQFPGLSVVCDLYVRGGIRSVEIGSVMFGKYGANGEHIPPLMELVRLAIPRRVYTQSHIDFVVENVIDSYEHRKEMHGYSIVCEPPMLRHFTAKFQMM; this is encoded by the coding sequence ATGAAAACAATCATCGAACCATTTAAAATAAAATCTGTCGAGCCGATAAAGTTCACAACGCAACAGGAACGCGAACGAATATTACAATACGCGTTTTACAATCCGTTTTTTATTAAAGCGGAAGATGTAATGATAGATTTGCTTACCGATAGCGGAACATCTGCAATGAGTGCGCAACAATGGGCGGGAATGATGGAAGGCGATGAATCATACGCGGGAGCAAAAAGTTTTTTTCGATTTGAAAACGTCGTTCGCGATTTAACGGGACTCAAACACATTATTCCAACGCATCAAGGACGAGCAGCGGAAAAAATTTTATTTTCGATTGTCGGAGGAAGAGGAAAATTCATTCCGAATAATTCGCACTTCGACACAACACGAGCAAATATAGAATTCAGTGGCGCAACGGCGACGGATTTATTGTGCGATGAAGGAAAAAATCCCGATTTGATTGCGCCGTTTAAGGGAAATATGAATGTTCAGGCACTTGAACAATTTATTCAGCAATTCGGAAATGAAAATATTCCGATGTGTTTTCTTACAGTAACAAATAATTCCAATGGCGGGCAGCCTGTTTCGATGCAGAATATTCGTGAAGTGAAAACAGTGTTGCGCACATACAATATCCCGCTTTTTTTAGACGCGTGTCGTTTTGCTGAAAATGCGTACTTCATCAAACTCCGCGAGAAAGGGTATGAAAAGAAATCGGTGGAAGAAATTGCGCAAGAAATGTTTTCGTATGCCGATGGTGTAACGATGAGTGCAAAAAAAGATGCGCTGGTCAATATGGGAGGATTTCTTGCTGCGAATGATGATGAACTCGCAATGAAAGCGAGAAATCTCTTAGTGATTACAGAAGGATTTCCGACATACGGCGGTTTAGCGGGAAGAGATTTGGAAGCGATTGCACAAGGGTTACACGAAATTCTGGATGAGCATTATTTACAATATCGTATTCGTTCGGTAGAATATTTAGGAGAAAAACTGACGAAAGCAAATGTCCCGATTCTTCAGCCGACGGGAGGACATGCAGTGTATTTAAACGCCAAAAAATTTGCTGAACACGTTCCGCCATCGCAGTTTCCAGGACTATCTGTCGTGTGCGATTTATATGTGCGCGGTGGAATTCGGTCTGTTGAAATCGGAAGCGTGATGTTCGGAAAATATGGCGCAAACGGCGAACATATTCCTCCGCTTATGGAACTCGTACGACTTGCAATACCGAGAAGGGTTTATACGCAAAGCCATATTGATTTTGTTGTTGAAAATGTGATTGATTCGTACGAACATAGAAAAGAGATGCATGGATACAGCATTGTTTGTGAGCCGCCGATGTTGCGACATTTTACTGCGAAATTTCAAATGATGTAA
- a CDS encoding metallopeptidase family protein: MMTRDEFENYAQQAFDALPEFFKEKIDNVRIVVEDYPTEKEMRSVNIQSKHNLLGLYHGIPTKHRGTWYGMSPILPDTIFLFQKNIEAVCRTVEEIPNKICEVLIHEIAHYFGMNEEEVRAAGY; the protein is encoded by the coding sequence ATGATGACGCGCGACGAATTTGAGAACTATGCACAGCAAGCATTCGATGCATTACCGGAATTTTTTAAAGAGAAAATTGATAACGTTCGTATTGTTGTTGAGGATTATCCGACGGAAAAGGAAATGCGCAGTGTGAACATTCAATCGAAACATAATTTACTTGGTTTGTATCACGGAATTCCGACAAAGCATCGCGGTACGTGGTACGGAATGTCGCCGATTTTACCTGATACAATTTTTCTTTTTCAAAAAAATATAGAAGCAGTTTGCAGAACAGTCGAAGAAATTCCAAATAAGATTTGCGAAGTATTGATTCACGAAATTGCGCATTACTTTGGAATGAACGAAGAGGAAGTTCGCGCAGCAGGATACTAA
- a CDS encoding hemerythrin domain-containing protein, with amino-acid sequence MSRIIDPIAEFMKEHDAALHQLSLLNSAVKSLAANGFSERDFKKVLSALSYMNHEVGDHNHKEEEALFPILERYVEGPTRVMREDHILLAEKFSKFRDAVTRVKKKPSEKKELRYLATITRSIVKIFVNHIHKENYILFPMVQRFLTKEELREVAKKMK; translated from the coding sequence ATGTCGCGCATTATTGACCCGATTGCAGAATTTATGAAAGAACATGATGCCGCCTTGCATCAACTTTCGTTGCTGAATAGTGCTGTCAAATCTCTTGCAGCAAATGGATTTTCGGAACGTGATTTTAAGAAGGTATTAAGCGCACTTTCGTATATGAATCACGAAGTTGGCGACCATAATCACAAAGAAGAAGAGGCGTTGTTTCCGATTTTAGAACGCTATGTAGAAGGACCGACACGAGTAATGCGCGAAGACCATATTCTGCTTGCTGAAAAATTCAGCAAATTTCGAGATGCAGTTACGCGTGTTAAAAAAAAACCATCGGAGAAAAAAGAACTTCGCTATCTTGCAACAATCACGCGTTCCATTGTGAAAATATTTGTGAATCACATTCATAAAGAAAATTATATTCTGTTTCCGATGGTGCAACGATTTTTGACTAAAGAAGAATTACGGGAAGTTGCAAAAAAAATGAAATAG